The DNA window AGCCTTCGACTGCATAGCAGCGAGCCAACACGCGTTTCACGTTGCCGTCGAGGATCGGGTAATGCTGGCCGAGTGCCAATGACAGTACCGCACCGGCCGTTGAGCGGCCAATGCCGGGCAGGGCGTGGATTTCTTCAAAGGTTGTCGGGAACTCGCCGCCGTGCTGTGCGACAATAGTCTGCGCGGCCTTGTGCAGGTTGCGAGCACGGGCGTAGTAACCCAGGCCGGTCCACAGGTGCAGCACTTCGTCCAGCGGCGCTTCTGCCAGCGCACGCACGTTGGGAAAACGTGCCATAAAGCGTTCAAAGTAAGGGATCACGGTGGCAACCTGAGTTTGTTGCAACATGACCTCGGAGAGCCATACTTTATAGGCGGTTTTATCAAGCTGCCACGGCAGGGTTTTACGGCCGTAACGCTGGTACCAGTCAAGCACCACCTGTGCGAACTGTTGTGCTTGCATCATAAGCAGATTCGATATCCGGCAGAAAATGAAGCGCGATTGCAGCATAGAGTCATGATGCTGTAAACCGGAACTTTCCGACGTCGCACGGCAGGTACACAAGATGAACACTTGCTAAACCAATGTATCTTTGCATAATGCGCGTTTCCCTAATTGGCAGCCAAACAGACAGAAAGCACTATGATTAATGACGTCATCTCCCCAGAATTTGATGAGAACGGCCGTGCGATGCGCCGTATCCGCAGTTTTGTTCGCCGCCAGGGGCGGTTGACCAAAGGCCAGCAGCACGCGCTGGACAACTATTGGCCGGTGATGGGCGTGGAGTATCAGGCTGAACCTGTCGATATCACCGCACTGTTTGGGCGCGATGCGCCGACCGTGCTGGAGATCGGTTTTGGCATGGGCGCCTCGCTGGTGACCATGGCGGGCCATAACCCGCAGCAGAATTTCTTGGGGATTGAAGTACACTCGCCGGGCGTGGGTGCCTGCCTGGCCGACGCTACCGAAGCGGAGCTGAGCAACCTGCGCGTGATGTGTCACGATGCGGTTGAGGTGCTGGAGAATATGATCCCGGATGGTTCGCTGGACATGGTGCAGCTGTTCTTCCCCGATCCGTGGCATAAAGCGCGCCACAACAAACGTCGCATCGTACAGACGCCGTTTGTTGAACTGGTGCGCCGCAAATTGAAAGTCGGCGGCGTCTTCCATATGGCCACCGACTGGCAGCCTTACGCAGAACATATGTTAGAGGTTATGAACGGGATCTCAGGCTATCGTAATCTTTCCAGCGATAATGATTACGTGCCGCGTCCGGATTCACGACCACTGACAAAATTTGAATTACGCGGCCAGCGTCTGGGACATGGCGTTTGGGATTTGATGTTTGAGAGGAAAGAATAATGGCTAAGAACCGCAGTCGTCGTTTACGTAAAAAGTTACACATTGAAGAGTTTCAGGAGCTGGGTTTCTCCGTAGCATGGCGTTTTGCCGAAGGCACCGCGGTTGAAGATATCGACAGCACGCTGGACGCTTTCATCGACGAAGTGATCGAGCCGAACGGCATGGCGTTTGACGGCAGTGGCTATCTGCAGTGGGAAGGTTTGATCTGCCTGCAGACTATCGGTCACTGTACCGACGAACAGCGTGAACTGGTCAAAAAATGGCTGGAAGCGCGCAAGCTGACCGACGTTAAGGTTAGCGATCTGTTCGATATCTGGTGGGACTGATTTTCCCCGCCTGATTTTGCGCTGTATTCATTGATTGTAAGGTGCCTTAACGGCACCTTTATTTTGTCCGGAGTGTGACCGCGGTGGTAACTACATTGGATAACGCGTTGCTGGAAGAGATCCTGCAACAGGTGCGCCCGCTGATTGGCCAGGGCAAGGTGGCGGACTATATTCCGGCGCTGGCGGAAGTGGCGTCCGATCGTCTGGCGATCGCCGTTTGCACTGTCGACGGTGAAATGTTCCAGGCCGGTAACGCCACCGAGCGCTTCTCTATTCAGTCAATCTCCAAGGTGCTGAGCCTGACGCTGGCGCTGACACGCTATCAGGAGCACGAGATCTGGCAGCGGGTCGGCAAAGAGCCTTCCGGTCTGCCGTTCAACTCGCTGCTGCAGTTGGAGATGGAGCAGGGCAAGCCGCGCAATCCGTTTATCAACCCCGGTGCGCTGGTGGTGTGCGACATGCTGCAAACCCGGCTCAGTGCCCCCAAACAGCGCATGCTGGAAGTGGTGCGCCAACTGGCCGGAGAAGAAGACCTGGCCTATGATTCGCGGGTCGCCCGTTCCGAGTTTGAACACTCCGATCGCAATGCGGCCATCGCCTATCTGATGAAGTCGTTCGGTAACTTTGAAAACGACGTGCTTACCGTGCTGCAAACCTATTTCCACTACTGTGCGTTGCGGATGAGCTGCCTGGAGCTGGCGCGCAGCTTTGTCTACCTGGCCAATCACGGTCGTGACCTTAGCGGACGCGAAGTGATCAGCCCACTGCAGGCGCGCCAGATTAATGCGCTGATGATGACCAGCGGCATGTACGACGGCGCGGGGGAATTTGCCTATCGCGTGGGCATGCCGGGCAAGTCCGGTGTCGGCGGCGGTATTGTCGCCATCGTCCCCGATGAGCTGTCGATCGCCGTCTGGTCGCCAGAGCTGGATGCCTCCGGTAACTCACTGGCGGGAACTGCGGCGCTGGAACTGTTGTCTCAACGGATTAGCCGTTCGATTTTTTAATCCCACCACGGAAGGGAGTCAGGAGAAAATATGTTAAAGAAAACCGGGTTAGCCTTACTGCTGTTGACTGCTTCACAGGCCCATGCCGAGTATCAGTGCAGCGTTAAACCCCAGGACGACGTGATTATCAGCCCGCAGAACGTGCAGGTGACAGGAGCCAGCGGCAACCTGCAGATTTCAGCGGATGGCGATGTGACCCGCAACGGGCAGGCGTTGACCCTGACTGACAGCCAGCGCCAGAAGGCCTTCAGCTACCAGAGCGCATTGCGTAAGGAACTGCCGTGGATCGACAACGGCGCGCAGCAACATCTGGAAAAAGCGCGTGTAGCGTTGGATAAGGTGATCGTCAAGGAATTAGGCAGCGACAGCAACGTGCGCAACCGCCTGACTACGCTCAATGGCCAGCTCAAACAGCAGATGAACCGCATCATCGAACACCGCAGCGACGGCCTGACCTTCCACCACAAGGCGATTGATCAGGTTGAGCAGGATGGCCGTAATCTGGTGCAGCAGAGCATGGGCGGCGTGTTGCAGGACAGCCTGAACGAGATGGGCGTCAAGCAGGCGGCCAACAGCGGCGGCAATCCGTTGCAGGCGATCATGGGCAATCTGGGTGGCTTGCAAAAAGCGATTCAGAACGAATGGAACAACCAGGAGCAGGACTTCCAGAACTTCGGCCACGACGTGTGTAATCGCGTTACCGGCCTGGAAACTCAGCGCAAAGACCTGCTTAATGCTTTGAAGTAACACGGAATGATGTCTGGAAGTGTGTTTTTTGACCTTTTAACCACTATCTGACAGACTGGCTAAACTATAATCAATGGCCAAAAGGATTTTGCATTGATGCCAGTAATATTTCGTTATAAAGGCTATAAGTTCTTTTTTTATTCGAATGAAGGCGAGCCGTTAGAACCGGCTCATATTCATGTCAGAGATGCGGTGGCAGAAGCCAAATTCTGGCTAACGCCTGAAGTGCAGTTAGCCCGAAATGATGGGTTTAATATCAGAGTGTTAAAAGAGTTAACCGGAACCGTTGAAGTTCATAAGAGGTTATTTTTGGAGGCCTGGAATGAGTATTTCAGCTAAGAACGTAAGCTTTGATGAGACTACGATGTGGGTTGAATTGAGCGACGCCAGAATTATCGGTGTGCCACTCGCATGGTTCCCCCGGTTGCTCAAAGCTACGGACGAAGAGCGTGCCCGTTATGAGCTGAGTGCCCGTGGTATCCATTGGGAGGCGTTGGATGAAGATATTTCCGTTGAAGGTTTGCTAAAGGGACGGGGTGATATCACCCATCGTCCCCATCATGCCGCCTGATTCATGGGTGTTTACGGAGAACGCTATGAGCCATACTCGCTACGAAACTGATGTTGTCGCCTGGGCAAATGAACAGGCTGCTCTTTTGCGCTCCGGAAAATTGTCTGAGATCGATGTTGAAAAGATCGCCGAGGAGATTGAGGACGTGGGAAAGAGCGAGCAAAGGGAACTTGCAAGCCGAATGACGGTGCTGATAGCACACCTGCTGAAATGGAAGTATCAGCCGGCGCGTCGTGGCACCAGTTGGGAAAGAACGATTAAGGCGCAGCGTAAAGAGGTGCTTTATAGCCTGAAAGAGTCGCCCAGTTTTAAAAAGCAAACTCGGCGATGCAGACTGGCTGGATGTGGTTTGGTCCAAGGCGATAGCGCTGGCGACGACGGAAACCGGGTTGGACGTTTATCCGGAAAACGGGATTTGGGATATTCAGCAGGTGCTTTCCCACGAGTTCTATCCAGATTGAAACCAAAAAAAGCGCTGATAATTCAGCGCTTTTTGCTATTCATCCGCCAGGAACAGCTCCAGCAGCGAGTTCAGGAACAGTTTGCCTTTCTCGGTGATCTGCCAATATTCCGGCGTTTCTTCCAGATAGCCTTTCGCCAGCGCTTCATCCAGCGGGGCGCGGATAGTGCTTTCATCCAGCCCGGTGTAGTTGACGAACTCGGCGCGCGGCGCGGCCTCCAGCAGGCGGAAACGGTTCATAAAGAACTCGAATGGCCGATCCGCCGTCGTCACCTCATGCTGCTTGTCCATATACTTGCCCTGCATAAAACCGCGCGGATGCTTGGTTTTCGCGGTGCGCAGAATGCGGCCGTCGCTGAAGGTCAGTTTGCCGTGTGCGCCACAGCCAATCCCCAGATAGTCGCCAAAGCGCCAGTAGTTGAGGTTGTGCTGGCACTGATAGCCCGGCTTGGCATAGGCCGAAGTTTCATACTGCTGATAGCCGGCGGCGCTCAGCAACTCATGACCCCGCTCGAAAATATCCCACAGCGCATCGTCGTCCGGCAGTACCGGCGGGCGTGAGCTGAACAGGGTATTGGGTTCGATGGTCAGCTGATACCACGACAGGTGCGGCGGGTTCAGGGCAATCGCCTGGCGCAAATCGTCCAGCGCCTCTTCCAGCGACTGGTCCGGCAGGCCGTGCATCAGATCGAGGTTAAAGCTGCGCAGGCCGAGACCGGTGGCCAGATGCGCTGCGCGTTTGGCCTCTTCCGGGCCGTGTATGCGCCCCAGACGGGTTAACTTCTCGGCGCTGAAGCTCTGCACCCCGATAGAAATGCGGTTCACTCCGGCCCGCTGATAGCCGCTGAAGCGATCGGCTTCCACGGTGCCGGGGTTGGCCTCCATGGTGATCTCTGCGCCATCAACGACGTGAATGCGCGCCCGCACGCCGTCCAGCAGCGATTGCATCGCCTCGGCACTCAGCAGGCTGGGGGTGCCGCCGCCGATAAAAATGGTACTGACTTCCCGGCCGGCCACCAGCGGCAGATCGGCATCCAGATCCGCCAGCAGGTGATCAACATATTCCTGATGCGGGACTTCGCCCTTTAACGCATGCGAGTTGAAGTCGCAGTACGGGCATTTCTGCACGCACCACGGGATATGGATGTACAAACTCAGCGGAGGCAACTTAAGCATTACGCATGGCTTCCAGCATCAGTTTCAGCGCCTTGCCACGGTGCGATATCGCGCGTTTTTCGTCGCGGCTCAGTTCGGCGGCGGTGCGGCCCAGTTCCGGGACGTAGAAGATCGGATCGTAGCCGAAACCGCCTTCACCTGCCGCAGTGTCGGTGATTTCACCGGCCCAGCTGCCGTGGAACACCAGCGGCGTTGGGTCTTCGGCGTGGCGCAGATACACCAGCACGCAGTGGAACTGAGCGCCACGGCTGCCTTGCGGTACGTCTTTCAGTGCCACCAGCAGTTTGTCGAGGTTTTGCCGGTCAGAGGCGTCAACGCCCGCGTAGCGTGCAGAATAGATGCCCGGCGCACCGCCCAGGGCGTCCACCGCCAGGCCCGAGTCGTCGGCGATCGCCGGCAGGCCGGTGATTTGCGCCGCGTGACGGGCTTTCAGGATGGCGTTTTCGATAAACGTCAGGCCGGTTTCCTCGGCAGATTCTACGCCCAGCTCGGTTTGTGCGACCACATTCAGCCCGAAATCGGCCAGCAGGTCGGCGAGTTCGCGCACTTTGCCCGGGTTACCGGTGGCAAGAACGACTTTTTGCATGATGACTACCTTGAAATTTATTCGATTAGCGCCGCGACCACGTCGGGGATCTGTTGCGGATTAACGATGCGTAACTGTTTATGCCGCCCCAGTTCGCCTTTCTCGATGGTGACGTTGCCTTTCGCCACTTTGAACTGTTTGGCGAGAAACTTGATCAGATGAGCGTTAGCCTGGCCGTCTACCGGCGGGGCGGTAATGGCGACTTTAAGTTCGTCGCCATGCAAACCGACAATCTGGTCGCGGCTGGCTTTCGGCTGAATATATAGCCTGATCGCCAGCCCGTCCAGCACCGGGGTTACTGCACTCACAGCAGGAACCAGATCTCACCGAACAGATCCATGCCCAGGTAGTTGATCAGATACAAGATAAGGATCACCACCATCGCCGAAAAATCAATGCCGCCCATGGCCGGCAGAATACGGCGGATGGGTGACATCAAAGGTTCGGTCAGTTGGTACATCAACTGGTCGATTGGGCTGCGGCCCTGGCTTATCCAACTCATCAA is part of the Serratia quinivorans genome and encodes:
- the yggU gene encoding Uncharacterised ACR, YggU family COG1872, whose protein sequence is MSAVTPVLDGLAIRLYIQPKASRDQIVGLHGDELKVAITAPPVDGQANAHLIKFLAKQFKVAKGNVTIEKGELGRHKQLRIVNPQQIPDVVAALIE
- a CDS encoding Protein of uncharacterised function (DUF2884), whose protein sequence is MLKKTGLALLLLTASQAHAEYQCSVKPQDDVIISPQNVQVTGASGNLQISADGDVTRNGQALTLTDSQRQKAFSYQSALRKELPWIDNGAQQHLEKARVALDKVIVKELGSDSNVRNRLTTLNGQLKQQMNRIIEHRSDGLTFHHKAIDQVEQDGRNLVQQSMGGVLQDSLNEMGVKQAANSGGNPLQAIMGNLGGLQKAIQNEWNNQEQDFQNFGHDVCNRVTGLETQRKDLLNALK
- a CDS encoding Protein of uncharacterised function (DUF3532) — translated: MSISAKNVSFDETTMWVELSDARIIGVPLAWFPRLLKATDEERARYELSARGIHWEALDEDISVEGLLKGRGDITHRPHHAA
- the hemN_3 gene encoding Oxygen-independent coproporphyrinogen-III oxidase, translated to MLKLPPLSLYIHIPWCVQKCPYCDFNSHALKGEVPHQEYVDHLLADLDADLPLVAGREVSTIFIGGGTPSLLSAEAMQSLLDGVRARIHVVDGAEITMEANPGTVEADRFSGYQRAGVNRISIGVQSFSAEKLTRLGRIHGPEEAKRAAHLATGLGLRSFNLDLMHGLPDQSLEEALDDLRQAIALNPPHLSWYQLTIEPNTLFSSRPPVLPDDDALWDIFERGHELLSAAGYQQYETSAYAKPGYQCQHNLNYWRFGDYLGIGCGAHGKLTFSDGRILRTAKTKHPRGFMQGKYMDKQHEVTTADRPFEFFMNRFRLLEAAPRAEFVNYTGLDESTIRAPLDEALAKGYLEETPEYWQITEKGKLFLNSLLELFLADE
- the trmB gene encoding tRNA (guanine-N(7)-)-methyltransferase produces the protein MINDVISPEFDENGRAMRRIRSFVRRQGRLTKGQQHALDNYWPVMGVEYQAEPVDITALFGRDAPTVLEIGFGMGASLVTMAGHNPQQNFLGIEVHSPGVGACLADATEAELSNLRVMCHDAVEVLENMIPDGSLDMVQLFFPDPWHKARHNKRRIVQTPFVELVRRKLKVGGVFHMATDWQPYAEHMLEVMNGISGYRNLSSDNDYVPRPDSRPLTKFELRGQRLGHGVWDLMFERKE
- the glsA gene encoding Thermolabile glutaminase, which produces MVTTLDNALLEEILQQVRPLIGQGKVADYIPALAEVASDRLAIAVCTVDGEMFQAGNATERFSIQSISKVLSLTLALTRYQEHEIWQRVGKEPSGLPFNSLLQLEMEQGKPRNPFINPGALVVCDMLQTRLSAPKQRMLEVVRQLAGEEDLAYDSRVARSEFEHSDRNAAIAYLMKSFGNFENDVLTVLQTYFHYCALRMSCLELARSFVYLANHGRDLSGREVISPLQARQINALMMTSGMYDGAGEFAYRVGMPGKSGVGGGIVAIVPDELSIAVWSPELDASGNSLAGTAALELLSQRISRSIF
- the rdgB gene encoding dITP/XTP pyrophosphatase translates to MQKVVLATGNPGKVRELADLLADFGLNVVAQTELGVESAEETGLTFIENAILKARHAAQITGLPAIADDSGLAVDALGGAPGIYSARYAGVDASDRQNLDKLLVALKDVPQGSRGAQFHCVLVYLRHAEDPTPLVFHGSWAGEITDTAAGEGGFGYDPIFYVPELGRTAAELSRDEKRAISHRGKALKLMLEAMRNA